The genomic DNA TAACGAAAGCGTCAATGTTAGAAACAGACGAACCTCTTTCCGCAACAGCTCCTCGACTGATCTCACTGAGGTCACAAGCCCTTCTTCTCATCTCCTTcccttcttcactctctctatcCATAAACCTCTTCACTACTTCCTTAATCTCCTCTCTCCCTATCAACAacttctcctccttcctctcGATCCTCATTCCGACTCTCCAGTCCTCAACAATCATCTTCGCGTTCAGAAGCTGATCCCAAAACAACGGAAACGCCAGCATCGGTGTACCCGAATATATCCCTTCCAATGTTGAGTTAAACCCACAATGCGTCCAAAACCCGCCTACAGATTTGTGACACAGCACACGCAGCTGATCGCACCAGCTCACCACTACACCTGAGCTACCTTCAAAAGCCTCCTTTAGCTTCGACTCACCCCCACGAGCCACCCATAGAAACCGGACTccactctctctcactcctttCACTATCTCCTCAATCTGAGCTTCAGAGACCGAAAGAAAACTCCCCTGAGATATATAAATCACAGAACCTACCGGTTGCTCATCAAGCCACCGGATGTAATCGGGTTCGCTACCCTCATTCCCAACGCATAGTTCTTCAAATGGTATTAAAGGACCGATAGCATAAACCGGGATATCGAGCTTGGAGGTGAAAGCCTCAATGGCTTTAGGTTCAAGTTCACAAGCAGTAGTGAAGAGAAGACACTTAGCTCTCGGGAGCTCATCAAAACACAACTTAGCTTTCTTGAAGAGTAGGTGGCTGTAACCCTCAGATATCGGAGGCAAATCCCGTAGTTTTGTTGGAGATAAACCGGGGACATAATCAACAGTTTCATCACCTTTAAATTATAGAACAAAccaagattcaagaagaaacCATATAGAGGAGCCGTTCGAGAGGCTAATTCAGTGATGTTTACCTGATGGTTCGGTCAGAGCATGGCCGTGACTTACGAGTAGATCAGCGTGAAGAAAGAACGAGAGAATCGTGGCCGACATGGTCCAGAGAGAAACCACCGGAATATTCCGTTTTGTACCGACACGTACTGCCCATATAACGTAAGTGTCGGCGATGATTGCACTAGGAGGCGGCGAATTGAGTCGGTCAAGAACCCTCTCGAACGGCTCCTCTAATCTTGTGTAGACGGCATCAATGAAGCCGATGAAGTCTTTGGCCCGGACGAGCTCGGAGGGGATGAGATTCGGGAGAGTTGCGAAGTGGATCCGGTCGGGTTTCTGGTCGGATCCGATGAACCCGAGCCATTCTTCAGTGACGACGAAAGTAACGTGGAGGTCAGGGTATCGACGGACGAGGCGTTTGCAGAGGTTCATCATTGGGTTGATGTGGCCTCGACCAGGATAAGGCATGGCCACCACGTGGCGGAATTGGTTTGGTGATGATTCAGTTGGATCCATCGGGTGCGAAGTGTATGACTCTGGTTCGTGTGAGTGAagaaagtatataataaaaaaaggtgGTCAAACTTTTGGTTATTGGTGTGCCGTACACGGCGTCTGACCCTTTTAAAGGCAAAAGCGATTACAAAATTCGATTTTTCTATCATTCGTCTCCTATAAAGGcagacaatttttgttttgtgtggaGGGGTAAGATTTGGCTACCGAACACCGATTTGGTATTGTAGTATAGTTTAGTGACAGACTGGTTGGAGTGGTATATATAACTGGTCGGACcgagtttttcaaaaaaaaaaaaactatggttaCAGAAATGAAAGcatacatattttataatttctttgttAATTCTTCACTATAATCGTTTGTTTTGGTATATTATGGAgtcattttataatatttaaatatttaaactaatgaTTGTATcattttttgtaaacttttatgtatagataataaacaaagagaggttttcttcttcatttttctgTCGATAGAGCACACGGGATCTTTTACTCGATTATGAACAAGTGGAGTCAGACTGTAATGCTTAGGGATAGCGTCAAGgtgaacaaaatataaagagattctattaaaattagaaaataccAGTAAACTAGAAAAAACAAACTCTAActagttaaaattttgtaaacccaaTATTTATCACTTTTAAGATTTTAACTCAACCCGGACTATGAAAAAGAGATGGTTCTCGGTCAAACTGATCGAACCTACCGGTTTGATCCGTTTTTTAAAACCTTGGTTTAACGAAGAAAAGTGTCAGACACTCAGACCCCAAAGAGAAATTAGATTCGTCCTTCTTTTAGTCCGGGTATAAATAAACTCATCATGTCAAAACAATGGAGGTGGTCCACTTGTCCAAACATTGTTTAAAAAGTGAAAGTCACCAATTACCAAATCCGAAGCCATAATTGTTAAATTGTTCTTTCTCAGACTAAACAAAGGCAAACACTAATAGTAATGGGCCTCTATATATATCTCGTCCCATCGATGGGTTTGCTgcattatcttttttctttttctctttcaaactCTAATTTGGGAAGGGGACCATGGTCGACGACA from Camelina sativa cultivar DH55 chromosome 7, Cs, whole genome shotgun sequence includes the following:
- the LOC104700478 gene encoding UDP-glycosyltransferase 87A2 isoform X1, with amino-acid sequence MDPTESSPNQFRHVVAMPYPGRGHINPMMNLCKRLVRRYPDLHVTFVVTEEWLGFIGSDQKPDRIHFATLPNLIPSELVRAKDFIGFIDAVYTRLEEPFERVLDRLNSPPPSAIIADTYVIWAVRVGTKRNIPVVSLWTMSATILSFFLHADLLVSHGHALTEPSGDETVDYVPGLSPTKLRDLPPISEGYSHLLFKKAKLCFDELPRAKCLLFTTACELEPKAIEAFTSKLDIPVYAIGPLIPFEELCVGNEGSEPDYIRWLDEQPVGSVIYISQGSFLSVSEAQIEEIVKGVRESGVRFLWVARGGESKLKEAFEGSSGVVVSWCDQLRVLCHKSVGGFWTHCGFNSTLEGIYSGTPMLAFPLFWDQLLNAKMIVEDWRVGMRIERKEEKLLIGREEIKEVVKRFMDRESEEGKEMRRRACDLSEISRGAVAERGSSVSNIDAFVRGITNTN
- the LOC104700478 gene encoding UDP-glycosyltransferase 87A2 isoform X2, which translates into the protein MDPTESSPNQFRHVVAMPYPGRGHINPMMNLCKRLVRRYPDLHVTFVVTEEWLGFIGSDQKPDRIHFATLPNLIPSELVRAKDFIGFIDAVYTRLEEPFERVLDRLNSPPPSAIIADTYVIWAVRVGTKRNIPVVSLWTMSATILSFFLHADLLVSHGHALTEPSGDETVDYVPGLSPTKLRDLPPISEGYSHLLFKKAKLCFDELPRAKCLLFTTACELEPKAIEAFTSKLDIPVYAIGPLIPFEELCVGNEGSEPDYIRWLDEQPVGSVIYISQGSFLSVSEAQIEEIVKGVRESGVRFLWVARGGESKLKEAFEGSSGVVVSWCDQLRVLCHKSVGGFWTHCGFNSTLEGIYSGTPMLAFPLFWDQLLNAKMIVEDWRVGMRIERKEEKLLIGREEIKEVVKRFMDRESEEGKEMRRRACDLSEISRGAVAEREFETSSNKEIH
- the LOC104700478 gene encoding UDP-glycosyltransferase 87A2 isoform X3; the protein is MDPTESSPNQFRHVVAMPYPGRGHINPMMNLCKRLVRRYPDLHVTFVVTEEWLGFIGSDQKPDRIHFATLPNLIPSELVRAKDFIGFIDAVYTRLEEPFERVLDRLNSPPPSAIIADTYVIWAVRVGTKRNIPVVSLWTMSATILSFFLHADLLVSHGHALTEPSGDETVDYVPGLSPTKLRDLPPISEGYSHLLFKKAKLCFDELPRAKCLLFTTACELEPKAIEAFTSKLDIPVYAIGPLIPFEELCVGNEGSEPDYIRWLDEQPVGSVIYISQGSFLSVSEAQIEEIVKGVRESGVRFLWVARGGESKLKEAFEGSSGVVVSWCDQLRVLCHKSVGGFWTHCGFNSTLEGIYSGTPMLAFPLFWDQLLNAKMIVEDWRVGMRIERKEEKLLIGREEIKEVVKRFMDRESEEGKEMRRRACDLSEISRGAVAERVRIRDFK